CTTTCTATAGCTATGCCATGGCAGATGGTATCTTTAATTATCTGTTTGATAATAAATATGGGCTAATTTATAAAACTAAACCCAAAATCCCTGATAGCCAGCTATCTATAATTTGGGAGGAAAATTGAGGAAACTTCAGATATATATTTCTATTGTTTAACAATCTTATAATACACTACTTGAAAATTTGCGTCCTTCATATTAGTAATATTTTGGTTTGTACAATACAAAAAAAATATTCATACAAAGATAAAAGTATTTTGTGTTTCAGCAAACAAGAGCTGCCTATTTCTTATATAAAAAAAGCCCCAACAATTTGGAGCTTTTTTAGTTTCTTTATTTTATAATCAATTTCGGTATTATCATCCAAAATCGTCAAAATCAACCATTTCGTCCGGAACACCGAGGTCATAAAGCATTTTGTTTATGGCATCGTTCATCATTGGAGGTCCGCACAAATAGTATTCTATTTCTTCCGGTTCTTCGTGTTTGCTCAAATATTCATCGTAAATTACCTGATGTATAAAACCTACATGTCCGGTCCATTTATCTTCTTCTAATGGTTCCGAAAGTGCTATTTCGAACTTGAAATTTGGAAATTCTTTTTCAATTGCACGGAAATGTTCTTCGTAGAAAACTTCTCGTTTCGAGCGTGCTCCGTACCAAAACGTTGCTTTTCTACCGGTTTTTACTGTATGATACATATGGAAAATGTGCGAACGCATAGGAGCCATTCCTGCACCTCCACCAATAAACATCATTTCGTTTTCTGTTTCTTTAATAAAGAATTCTCCGAAAGGACCGGAAATCATAACCTTATCGCCAGGCTTTCTTGAGAAAATGAATGAAGAACAAATTCCTGGATTTACTTTTGCAAATCCTCCTAAGTTTCTGTCGAAAGGTGGTGTTGCAATACGAATATTAAGCATTACAATATTTCCTTCGGCAGGATGATTGGCCATGGAATAGGCACGATAAGTTGGTTCAGGATTACTCATTTTTAAATCGAACATTTTGAATTTTTCCCAATCGCCACTATATTCCTCTTCAATTTCCATATCTTTGAAATCTACATCGATCTTAGGTACATCAATTTGAATATATCCTCCTGAACGGAAATCTAAAGTTTCGCCTTCCGGTAGTTTTACTACAAATTCTTTAATAAATGTTGCAACATTATAATTAGAAACTACCTCGCATTCCCATTTCTTAATTCCCATAATTTCTTTAGGAATCTTTATTTTCAGGTCTTGTTTAACTTTTACCTGACAGGCCAACCTGTATTGTGCTTGCTGTTCTTTTCTGGTGAAATAAGGCTTTTCGGTTGGCAAAATTTCACCGGCTCCTTCAGTAACCTGACATTTACACATTCCGCAAGTTCCACCTCCACCACATGCCGAGGGCAACAAAATTTTGTTGTTTCCTAAAGTTGCGAGCAAAGTGTATCCCGGATCTACAACAAAATCTTTATCTTCGTTTATGTTTAATGTAACTTCTCCCTGAGGGGTGAGTTTAGCTTTTGCATAAAGTAAAATGATTACTAAAAATAGAATTACAACTAAAAAAGCAACAATACTAACTGTCATAATTGTCGATAATCCTGCTTGGGCGCTTAATAAAATCATCTTTATATTTTTTATTTATTATTTTTTTTTATTGTCCTGATAGCTATCGGGATTTTTTTGGATTATTTATACCTTAATTTATTCAAAACTTATAGTTTTATTCCCATAAAAGTCATAAAAGCAATTCCCATCAAACCTGTAGCAATGAATGTAATTCCTAATCCTCTTAGTGGTGCCGGTATGTCTGAGTAGCGTATTTTTTCTCTTACGGCAGCAATTCCAACAACTGCCAAAAGCCAGCCAAGACCGGAGCCTAAACCGAAAACCGATGCTTCAGTTATTGAATTATATTCACGTTCTTGCATAAACAATGCACCTCCGAGAATGGCACAGTTTACAGCAATTAGCGGCAGAAAAATTCCAAGTGCTGCATATAAAGCCGGTGCAAATTTTTCAACTATCATTTCCACAAGTTGAACCATTGAGGCAATTACAGCTATAAACATAATAAAACTTAAAAAGCTTAAATCGATATTAAGTGCAGAATCTCCAAGTATCCACTCTAAAGCTCCTTTTTTCAACATATAGTTCTCTATCAAATAATTAACAGGAACTGTAATTCCAAGTACAAAAATAACAGCAATCCCTAATCCTGTTGCCGTTTTTACCGTTTTTGAAACTGCAAGATAGGAACACATACCGAGAAAGTATGCGAATATCATATTATCTATAAAAATAGATTTGACGAATATATTTAGTAAATTTTCCATATCGTTTTTTTATTATTCGTTTATGCTTCAATCAATTCTTTGGTTCTTGCTCTTTGAATCCAAATTATTATACCAACAACTATAAGTGCCATTGGAGGTAATATCATCAGACCATTGTTTGCATATCCCATTTCGTAGAAACTATCAGGAATAACCTGAAATCCCCAAATTGTTCCTGAGCCAAGCAATTCTCTGAAAAATGCTACAATAATTAAAATTATTCCATATCCGGCAGCATTTCCCAAACCATCGAGAAATGAAGGCCAGGGTTTGTTGCCAAGAGCAAATGCTTCAAGACGACCCATAATTATGCAGTTGGTGATAATTAAACCTACAAAAACAGAAAGTTGTTTGCTAATTTCATATACAAATGCTTTTAAAACCTGATCGACTAATATTACCAAAGAGGCAATTACAACAAGCTGAACGATAATTCTAATTCGTGCAGGAATTGTATTTCTCAATAAAGAAATTATAACATTTGCAAATGCAAGAACAAATAGCACAGAAAGCGACATTACAACTGCCGGTTCTAATTTTACTGTAATGGCAAGTGCCGAACAAATTCCAAGAACTTGAATTGTAATAGGATTGTCAATATTTATTGGTCCTGTTAGTAGTTTGACATCTTTTGAGGAAAGTAAACTCATTTTTATTTTGGATTTATATTAGTAAAATTGAAATTTTATAATCTTAATTTTTCTTTTTTTTCAAAAAAGTTTCGAAATTTATTAAGCAATCTTTACTTAACATATCTTGAAGTGCGACACTAGTAATTGTCCCGCCTGAAATTGCATCAACACCATGAACTAAATCGCCGGCATTTTTTGCTGCTCCTTTTCCTCCTTTATAAACTTTTATTGAGACAAAATTACCTTTATCATCAAACAATTTTTTTCCTTTAAAAGGGTCCTGGAACCATGCTTGATTGATATCGGCACCCAAACCGGGAGTTTCTTGTTTGTGGTCGAAAACTGCACCGAATATTGTATTATAATCCTCTTTCAAAGAAATGTACCCCCAGATTGGACCCCATAGTCCTTTGCCTCTAACAGGGATTATTATATTTTTGCTTCCATCATCTTGTGTACATTCGAAAACCGGCAAAGTCATTTTTTCTTTATCGAGACTTAATTCTTTTTTCAAATTTATATTAAAAGCATCGCCACTTTTATCATTCCCGTTATGCCCGATTGTAAAACTTTTGGTAATATATTTTGTGAAATTACTTTCGGCAGTCTCAACTGTACTTTCTATACCTACTGATGATAGAATATTTTGCATTTTTTCTATCCTGACATTTTGTTCTTGATAGGGTTGAAGTTTGATTGCTGTGAACGAAAGAATTGCTGCAACTACTACAACCAGACCGGATGCATACAGAAATATGTATAAATTACTGTTTGTATTCATTTTATTATATTTTTAGTCTTTTAAGTCTTTTTTTAACATTTCCACGTACAATATAATGATCGATAAGTGGAGCAAAAACGTTCATTAGTAGAATTGCAAGCATCATTCCTTCGGGATATGCAGGATTTAAAACTCTCACTATCACAGCTATAAAACCAATCAGAAAACCATAAATATATTTTCCTTTTTCGGTTTGAGCTGCTGTAACAGGGTCGGTTGCCATAAAAACAGCACCAAAAGCAAATCCTCCAAGAAAAAGGTGCTGATAAAATGGAATTTCCATAAAAGGATTAACTGCAAAGGCATTAAATAATAATCCCATTACTGAACCTCCTACAAAAACTGATAGCATAATTTTCCAACTTGCAATTCCTGTATAAAGCAAAAATACTGCACCAAGCAAAATTGCAAGTGTTGAAGTTTCTCCAATAGATCCTGGGATAAAACCAAAAAACATATCGCTTGTGGATAGTTGGATACTTTCTGTAGCTGCAGCAGCTTCTGCCAGAGGCGTTGCACCAGAAAATCCATCAACTACTCCTTCGCCTTTTTCAAGACCTGATACCCAAATTTTATCTCCTGACATCTTTGAAGGGTAAGCAAAAAATAGAAAAGCCCGTGCAGTCAAAGCCGGATTTACAATATTCATTCCTGTTCCACCAAAAACCTCTTTTCCAATTACTACTGCAAAAATTGTGGCTACTGCAATCATCCATAATGGTGTATCAATAGGAACAATAAGAGGAATTAAAAGTCCCGAAACTAAAAATCCTTCTTCAATTTCATGACCTTTTATAAACACAAAAATAAATTCTGTTCCCAAACCTACAACATATGAAACAACTATTATTGGAAGCACTTCGAGAAAGCCATACCAAAAATTCTGAAACAGACTTGACTCTTCGCCTAAAGAGGCAAAATGCCAGGCACCAACATTCCAGCAACCAAAC
This genomic window from Bacteroidota bacterium contains:
- a CDS encoding NADH:ubiquinone reductase (Na(+)-transporting) subunit F, whose translation is MKMILLSAQAGLSTIMTVSIVAFLVVILFLVIILLYAKAKLTPQGEVTLNINEDKDFVVDPGYTLLATLGNNKILLPSACGGGGTCGMCKCQVTEGAGEILPTEKPYFTRKEQQAQYRLACQVKVKQDLKIKIPKEIMGIKKWECEVVSNYNVATFIKEFVVKLPEGETLDFRSGGYIQIDVPKIDVDFKDMEIEEEYSGDWEKFKMFDLKMSNPEPTYRAYSMANHPAEGNIVMLNIRIATPPFDRNLGGFAKVNPGICSSFIFSRKPGDKVMISGPFGEFFIKETENEMMFIGGGAGMAPMRSHIFHMYHTVKTGRKATFWYGARSKREVFYEEHFRAIEKEFPNFKFEIALSEPLEEDKWTGHVGFIHQVIYDEYLSKHEEPEEIEYYLCGPPMMNDAINKMLYDLGVPDEMVDFDDFG
- the nqrE gene encoding NADH:ubiquinone reductase (Na(+)-transporting) subunit E, whose product is MENLLNIFVKSIFIDNMIFAYFLGMCSYLAVSKTVKTATGLGIAVIFVLGITVPVNYLIENYMLKKGALEWILGDSALNIDLSFLSFIMFIAVIASMVQLVEMIVEKFAPALYAALGIFLPLIAVNCAILGGALFMQEREYNSITEASVFGLGSGLGWLLAVVGIAAVREKIRYSDIPAPLRGLGITFIATGLMGIAFMTFMGIKL
- a CDS encoding NADH:ubiquinone reductase (Na(+)-transporting) subunit D; translated protein: MSLLSSKDVKLLTGPINIDNPITIQVLGICSALAITVKLEPAVVMSLSVLFVLAFANVIISLLRNTIPARIRIIVQLVVIASLVILVDQVLKAFVYEISKQLSVFVGLIITNCIIMGRLEAFALGNKPWPSFLDGLGNAAGYGIILIIVAFFRELLGSGTIWGFQVIPDSFYEMGYANNGLMILPPMALIVVGIIIWIQRARTKELIEA
- the nqrC gene encoding NADH:ubiquinone reductase (Na(+)-transporting) subunit C; its protein translation is MNTNSNLYIFLYASGLVVVVAAILSFTAIKLQPYQEQNVRIEKMQNILSSVGIESTVETAESNFTKYITKSFTIGHNGNDKSGDAFNINLKKELSLDKEKMTLPVFECTQDDGSKNIIIPVRGKGLWGPIWGYISLKEDYNTIFGAVFDHKQETPGLGADINQAWFQDPFKGKKLFDDKGNFVSIKVYKGGKGAAKNAGDLVHGVDAISGGTITSVALQDMLSKDCLINFETFLKKKKN
- a CDS encoding NADH:ubiquinone reductase (Na(+)-transporting) subunit B — protein: MDSFRKYLDKIKPNYEKGGKYEKWLPVFESFETFLYVLGDVTKKGSHIRDAMDMKRTMSMVVIALIPALLFGCWNVGAWHFASLGEESSLFQNFWYGFLEVLPIIVVSYVVGLGTEFIFVFIKGHEIEEGFLVSGLLIPLIVPIDTPLWMIAVATIFAVVIGKEVFGGTGMNIVNPALTARAFLFFAYPSKMSGDKIWVSGLEKGEGVVDGFSGATPLAEAAAATESIQLSTSDMFFGFIPGSIGETSTLAILLGAVFLLYTGIASWKIMLSVFVGGSVMGLLFNAFAVNPFMEIPFYQHLFLGGFAFGAVFMATDPVTAAQTEKGKYIYGFLIGFIAVIVRVLNPAYPEGMMLAILLMNVFAPLIDHYIVRGNVKKRLKRLKI